The DNA region CGCGCGCCTATGCCGAGGTGTGCTCCACCGGCCTGCGCCTGCGCACGTCGCAGGCATCGGTCCGAGTGCAGTCCGACGCGCTGGAGGTCACCCGCCGTCTGCAGGCGGCCGGCCGGGCCGGCGCGATCGACGCCGCGCGCGCCGAGGCCCAGCTGGGCCAGCTGCAGGCCGCCCTCCCGCCGCTGCAGGCGCAGCGCCACTCCGCGCTCTTCCGCCTGGCCACCCTGACCGGCCATCTGCCGCAGGACTTTCCGCGCGCCCTGGCCGATTGCGCTACGCCGCCCCAGGTGGCCGGTGTGCTGCCCGTGGGCGACGGCGCCGCGCTGATCCGCCGACGCCCCGACATCCGCCAGGCCGAGCGCGCGCTCGCCGAAGCCACGGCACGCATCGGCGTGGCCACGGCGGACCTGTACCCCAAGGTGTCGCTGGGGCTTTCCGCCGCATCGGCCGGCAACCTGAGCGGCCTGGGCCGCAGCGACACGCTGAGCTGGAGCCTGGGCCCGCTGATCTCCTGGTCGATCCCGAACACCGGCACCGCGCGCGCCCGCATCGCACAGGCCGAGGCCGGCACACGCGCGGCGGCGGCGAAGTTCGACGGCACGGTGCTCACGGCCCTGCGCGAGACGGAAACGGCGCTGTCCGCCTACGCCCACGAACTGGACCGCCGCGCCCGCCTGCAGGCCGCCCGCGACGCCAGCGCGCAGGCCGCCGACCAGGCCCGCGCGCTGTACCGCAACGGCAAGACCGGCTATCTGGACACGCTGGACGCCGAGCGCAACCTGGCCAGCAGCGAAGCCGCCCTGGCGGCCAGCGAGGCGCAGGTGGCGGACGACCAGGTCACGCTGTTCCTGGCGCTGGGCGGCGGCTGGTAGGGTATGCGGCGCGCGTGATTGCTATGGTTTGAATAGCTGTTTGCGCTTGCCAAATGGAGGTTTCAGGTATGAAAATATCTGAGATTCAATCAAATAGAGCGCAAGCAGCTAGCGTTTTGATAGTGTGATTTGCCGCACCTGCGGCGTAGGGGCTTTGCGAAGGTGCAGCGGCTTTTGGCCCCCCGGCCGGCAGGGAACGCCGCTTCTCCGTCCCGTATGCCGCCGCTGCTCCGGTGCACGCCCGTGGCCGCTGGAGCCCGTCCCGATGCCCCGGCCGATAAAAAGCAAAAAGGCCCGCGAGGGCCTTTTGCTGGGGAGAGGGGCGCCGTGCGGCGCAGCCGGTGGTGCGCGTCGCTCAGGCGTTGGGCAGGAAGCCGTCCACCGACAGGTAGCGCTCGCCCGTGTCGTAGTTGAAGCCCAGCACCTTGGCGCCGGCCGGCAGCTCGGGCAGCTTCTGGGCGATGGCCGCCAGCGTGGCGCCGGACGAGATGCCGACCAGCAGGCCTTCTTCGCGCGCCGAGCGGCGGGCGTATTCGCGGGCGGGTTCGGCGTCGACCTGGATCACGCCGTCCAGCACGCTGGTGTCCAGGTTCTTCGGGATGAAGCCCGCGCCGATGCCCTGGATGGGGTGGGGCGCCGGCTGGCCGCCGGAGATCACGGGCGAGGCCACGGGCTCGACCGCAAACACCTTGAGTTGCGGAAACTTCGCCTTCAGCACGCGGGCCACGCCCGTCAGGTGGCCGCCGGTGCCCACGCCGGTGATCAGCACGTCGATGCCTTCGGGGAAGTCCGCCAGGATTTCCTGCGCGGTGGTGCGCACGTGGACATCGATGTTGGCGGGGTTCTCGAACTGCTGCGGGATCCACGCGCCCGGCGTGCTCGCGGCCAGCTCCTGCGCGCGGGCGATGGCGCCCTTCATGCCCTTTTCCTTGGGCGTCAGGTCGAACGTGGCGCCGTAGGCCAGCATCAGCCGGCGGCGTTCCAGCGACATGCTCTCGGGCATCACCAGCACCAGCTTGTAGCCCTTGACGGCCGCCACCAGCGCCAGGCCGATGCCGGTGTTGCCGGAGGTCGGCTCGATGATGGTGCCGCCGGGCTTCAGCGCGCCGGACTTCTCTGCGTCCTCGACCATCGCCAGCGCGATGCGGTCCTTGATCGATCCGCCGGGGTTGCTGCGCTCCGACTTCACCCACACGTTGGCGCCCGCGCCGAACAGGCGATTGATGCGCACATGGGGCGTGTTGCCGATGGTCTGCAGGATGTTCTGAACGGGCATGGCGACTCCAGTGAAAAGGGGTGGCTGATGGATGGGAAAGGCCCATTGTGGCCCACCGTAGCTGCCGTTTGCGCATATCGATATGCCGTACCGGAGGCCGTGCCAGCCGCCACCGCGCCTCTGCATCCCGGGGCCCACGGGCCTATCCGCTTTCGCGGGCGCAGGCTGTTTCCAGTTGTTCCGGGTGCGCTGCTGTGGGATGGCGGCGACGGGCCACGGGGCCAGACGGCGGATGTGCAATCTGTCACAGATCGCAGTGCCAGCGCTTTCCATAATCCGCCCGCCCGCCGGGTCTTTGGCCGCCGGGGAATGCCGTCGCCCTGGGGCGAATCCGCGTTCTCCGGCCGCGAGCGGCGGGCGGTGATGCAGTCAGTTCCGGCCGGCGGGTTCGCACGGCCTCTCGGCGGCCCAGACCGCCTTTTCTTTTCTGTGGAGGGAGTGGAGATGATGGTGGTGAATTCCAAAGTGTGGGCCTCGGCCGCTGCGATGGCGCTGGCGGCAACCCTGGCCGGGTGCGGCGGCGGTGGTGGTGGCGGAGACGGCGGCAATGCCGGCGGCGCCCAGCCCGCGCCAGTGACCCCGCCCCAGGCCGCGCTGCCGCCCGGCGGCTTGTACGTGGGCTTCTATGCAGAGGATGCTGCCGCCAACCCCGAAGACCCCACGCTGGGCGCCTTCCAGATGCGTTTGCCAGAGGGCAATGCGGACTACGCCGGCAGCATGTTCTTCACCTATGTGGGCTGCCAGAGCAGCAACGTGGGCACCACCGCGGGTACCAAGGCCGACACGGCCATCCGCGGCAGCATCGCCGGCATGGTGGACGGCCTGGCGCTGCGCGGCAGCTACAGCGGCAGCTACGACGCCGCGGTGCAGCGCTACACCGGCACGTATGCGCTCGAAGGCGGCAAGCAGTACCGCGACCTGCGTCCGTGCATCGAGTACTACATCGCGCCCAACGGCACCTTCGAGATGTACCCGGTGGGTGTCGCGCAGCCGGCCAGCTTCCAGGTCCAGGTCAGCGGCCGCAACCTGCAGTGGGGCAGCCTGGGCGGCGCCAGCCAGACGCTGGCGTATGTGCTCGATCCGTCCGCGACGGCCTCCAACGCCAACCCCGTGCTGTGGCAAGGCCTGGTCTTCGGCACGCAGACGCAGGTGACCCTGCCGGACAGCGTGACGCTGACCCGCGGCCGGGAGTACGTGGCCGCGGTGGCCGTGGGGTCTGCCACCCTGCAGCGGCTGGGCTTTGGCAGCGTGCGCTTCGTGGCGCCCTGATCGGCGATAATCACGCCCGTGAAGCGCGCCAGACCGCCGCTGGTGCAATCTGGGAAACCAGGCACTGGAGGAACGTCCGGACTGCACAGGACAGCGTAGCAGCTAACGGCTGCCCACCGTGAGGTGAGGATCAGAGCAACAGAGACGAGTCCCGGGGGAGTGCCGCAAGGTAGACCACCGGGGGTGAAACGGGCAATCTCTACGCGCAGCAATACCAAGTAGGCCAACGTTGATGTGGTTCCGCAGAGTTGGCGGGTAGGTAGCATCGAGCCGGGTGGGCGACCCCCGGCCCAGAGTAATGGCGGTCACGCCCGGGCAACCGGGCGCACAGAATCCGGCTTATCGGCGCGCTTCACACTTATCTCCCCAGGCCGGTGCGCGGCATGCGCACCGGCCTTTTTCCTGGCGCGGCGCTTGGCGCAGGTTCGACGCCCTTCCGGGGGGCGCGCAGGGCACTCGCCCGAATGCCATCCCCGGCAAGGACCTGGAGCGGGCGCTTTACCAGCGGTAGCTGGCCGCTGCGGTGACGCGGCGGGGCTCGCCGTAGTAGCAGACGTCGATGCAGTTGGTCACGTGCACGCGGTCGGCCAGGTTCGACAGGTTGAGCGTGAAGCGCCACGGCCCCGTCTCATAACCCACCATGGCGTCGAGCAGCGTGTACGACGGCACCCGCACCCCTTCGATGTAGGTCGCCGTGGAACTGCCCACGAAGCGCACGCCCGCGCCGGCCTTCCAGCCCGGCAGGCCCAGCGCGCCGAAGGCGTAGTCCGTCCACAGGGACAGCTGCTGGCGCGGCACGGCACCGGTGCGCTTGCCCACCTCGGCCGGGTCGTTGCTGCGCGTGGTGCGGGCGTCGGTGTAGGCGTAGGCCGCCAGCAGGCCCAGGCTGCGGGTGGCCTGCAGCTTGGCTTCCAGCTCCAGACCGCGCGAGCGCACCTCGCCGGTCTGCACCGTGAAGGCGTTGTCCACCGGGTCGGTGGTGGTCACGTTCTGCCGCGTGAGCTGGTACACGGCGGCGGTCAGCAGCAGGTCGCGGCCCTCGGGCTGGTAGCGCACGCCGGCTTCGTACTGCGTGCCGGTGGTCGGCTGGAACCGCGTGCCGCTGCGGTCGGTGCCCGACTGGGGCTGGAAGGACTCGCTCCAGCTCACGAACGGCGCCAGGCCGTTGGGCGCCAGGTACACCAGGCCGGCGCGGCCGGAGAAGGCATGGGAGCGCTCCCGCGTCCAGTTCTCCGCCTCGAAGTAGGGCGATTCGCGGTCTCGCGACCAGTCGTTGCGGCCGCCCAGCAGCAGCACCCAGCGGTCGGCGATGCGCGACTGGTTCTGCACGTACAGGCCCGTCAGGTCGTGCCGCTCGCGGCGCGAGGCGCGGTAGGGGCGCTGCACCTCGGGCGTGAGATCGGGCCGGCCGTACACCGGGTCGTACGCATCGAGCGGCGCGGCCATGCGCAGCCAGCGGGCCGAGCGGTGCTTCTGGCGCGTGTGGTCGGTGCCTACCAGCAAGGTGTTCTGCGTGCTGCCCAGGTCCCAGCGGTACTCCAGCGACAGGTCCATGGCGATGGCGGACGAGGCGTCCTCCCGCCGCGATTCGGCGAACCGCGGAAGGGTGCGCAGCGCCGCGTCCGAGAAGTCGCCGGTGAGCGGCCAGGTGGCCGGCATGGTGGACTCCGCATCGAAGACGTTCAGGTGGTTGCGCAGCCGCAGCCGGTCCGAGAAGGCATGCTCGAACTGGTAGCCGACCGAGCGCAGGGTGCTCTCGCTGCGGTCGCGGCCCGGCTCGCCCAGGTAGCGGTTCTCCGGAATGCGGCCGTTGGGGTTGGGCAGCACGGTGCCCCGCGCGGGGAAGCCGAACACGTACTTGGTGCGGCTCTTCTGGTAGTACGACAGCAGCGTGAGCGAGGTGTCCGCGGAGGGTTGCCACTTCAGCGCGGGAGCGATGTAGGTGCGGTCGTCGGGCACGAAGTCCACGAAGGTGTTGCTGTCGCGGGCCAGGGCGGTCAGGCGGTAGGTCCACACGCCGTCGTCCGTCAGCGCGCCGCCCAGGTCGGCCGAGAGCTGCTTGCGGTCGTAGCTGCCGGTCTCCACGTTCACCTCGCGCACCAGGTCGGCGGTCGGGCGTTTGGAGACCATGTGGATCACGCCGCCCGGGCCGGCGCTGCCGTAGAGCACCGAGGCCGCGCCCTTGAGCACTTCCACGCGTTCCAGTCCGTAGGGCTCGGCCTTGCCGTTGAAGGCGTTCACCATCGACTTGAGCCCGTCGCGGTAGATGCTGCCCTCGATGGCGTCGGAGTAGAAGCCGCGGATGAAGAGCCGGTCGGCGGTGCGGTCGTTGCCTTCGGTGCGGAACACCCCGGCGGTGTAGGCCAGGGCATCCGTCAGGTTCTGCGCCTTGGTGGCCTGCATCTCCTCGGCGGTCACGACCGAGATGGACTGCGGCGTTTCCACCAGGGCCGTGGCGGTCTTGGTTCCAGCGGCGCTGCGCCGGGCGACGTAGTTGCCGGCGGGCCCGGTGGTGGTTCCGGCATCGGCGCCGGCGCGGCCCGTCACGCGCACTTCCGACAGGGTGGCCGAGGACGCGGCGGGTGCACGCTCCACCACCAGCGTCTGCGCGCGGATCTGGCCGGACAGCCCGGTACCCCGCAGCAGTTGCGCGATGGCGGCCGCAGGCGCCATCCGGCCCTGCACCGCGGGCGCCTGCACGCCCTGCACCAGCGCGGGCGGCGCCAGCAGCTGCAGTCCGGCCTGGCGGGCCAGCTGGTTCAGAGCCTGGTCCAGGGGCTGGGCGGGCACGGAGAACGCCACCTCTCCGGCCGGCTGTGCGGCAGAGGCGGGCGCTGCGGTGGGTTACGCCCCGGCCGGCGGCAGGGCCGTGGCCAGAAGTGCAAGGCCGGCCAGGGCGGTGACGCGGTGGGAGCGGGGCGGGAAGCGGCGGGAAAGCATGGAGATCTCCGGGGTGCGCGAGGGCATGAACAGGCCCGGGGCGGCAACGGTGCACTCTCCCGGGTTCCATGGACTCAAACGAACGGCGCGCGCAATTCCCTCATGCGGCTTCGGGCACCGGGCACGGCCGCGGCTCAGCGCCGGGCGATGACGATCGCGCCGCCGCCTGCCTCGCGCACCGCGACGGGCAGGCTGCCCGGCAGCAGGCGCAGCCACTGGCGCGCGTCGGCGATGCGCACCCGCGCCAGCACCGGCAGGTCGGCCGCGTCCGGCTCCACCGACAGGGGCAGGGCGCTGTAGCGGCCCAGGCGCTGCACCGCTTCGCCCAGCGGCGTGTGGTGGAACTCGAGCCAGCCATCGCGCCAGGGCGCGACCGTGCCGGTGCGGGCGCTGCGCTGCGCAGGCGCTTGCGGCGGCAGAAGCACCTGCTCGCCGGCCTGCAGTTCCAGGGGGGCGCCGTGCGGGTCTTCCACCCGCACCCGGCCTTCTTCCACGGAGACGCGCACGCCATGGGGCTCCAGCGCCACCTCGAAGCGCGTGCCCACCACGGTCACGCGCACGCCCTGGGCCTGCACTTCGAACGGTCGCTGCGCGTCCGGTGCGACGGCAAAGAACGCCGATCCCGACAGCAGCTGCACGCCCCGGCGCAGGGCGGTGTAGCGCACCTGGACTTCGCTGCGCGCGTCCAGCGCCAGCGTGCTGCCGTCGGGCAAGGGCTGCACCAGCGTGCATCCGGTGGCCGTGGCCAGGGTCGCCGCGTACTGGGGCATCCACTGGCGCCACGCCTGCCACAGGGCCGCGCTCCCCACACCCATGCCCGCCGCGCCGAGCAGGGCCGACAGCGCGCGCCGGCGGCCCTTGCGGGCGGGCGCGTCCGCTTCGCCGCGCCAGCGGTGCAGCGAGGCCTCGACGCTGTCCAGCGCCCGCATGACCTCGCGCTCGACCGTCTTGACCGAGACGCCGTGGCGGCTGGCCAGCTCGGCATGCGGCAGGCCGTCGATGCGGTCGGCCAGGAAGATGTCACGGCAGCGGGCTGGCAGCTGCGCCAGCGTGCGCTCCACTTCCGTCAAGGCCTGGCGGTAGAGGTGGGTGTCCGCCACGTCGGGCGTGGCGTGGTGGGCGGGGGCGGCCTCGGGCAGCGCGTCGGCGTCGAACCGCTCGTGGGCGCGGCGGTTGCGCCGCAGGTGGTCGATGGTCAGGTTCTCCGCCACCGTGTAGAGGTAGCTGCGCTGCTGCCGCGCGGCCTGCTGGGGGTCGGCCGCGGGCTCGAACGCCGCAGCGCCCTGCACGCCCTGCACGCCCCGCTCGGCCAGCCGCAGCCACGCGTCATGCACCAGGTCCTGGGCGGCCTGCGGTCCGGTGCGCCGCGCCACGAAGCGGACGAGGTCGTGGTAGCTCTCGGCAAACGCCACCAGCAGCGGCGAAGGGGACGGTGCGGACATGCAGAAGGGCCCGGTGGACGCAGAAGGCCTGCATTCTAAAGAATGATTCTTATTTGCAGGAGTGTGGTCTGCCGGCCGCCACCCGCCGAGGGACTGGCCGGCAGACCCGGTGCGTCGTCAGCGCGCGCAGTGCGGGGCGTGGCCGTCGCGCAGTTCGCGGGCCCGCTGGACGGTGTCCGGATGGCTGCTGAGTAGCGTCCATCCTTCCTGCGCCGGCTGGGGATGCGGCGACGGCGGGGCCTGGCTGGCGGGCGTGGAGGCTCCGGCGGCCGGCGTTGGCGCGGGCGTTTCGGCGTCGTGCGCAATGGCCAGCAGCAGGTCGGCCATGGGGGCGGTCGGCAGGCGCGCCTGGCCCATCAGGGCGATGGCGAAGCAGTCCGCCTCGCGCTCCTTGCTGCGGCTGTAGGCCAGGCCCGTGAGCAGCGCGCTGCCGGTGGACAGCAGGCCGGAGACGTCGCCCAGCGCCAGCCCCAGCCCGATGTTGAGCACACCCTGCTCCACCAGCATGCGGGTGGTGTGGCGGTGCACCACGTGGCCGATCTCGTGCGCCAGCACGCCGACGATGGCATCGTCGCCCAGCTGCCGCTCGCGCGCCTCCCGCACCAGATCGTCCGTCACCACGATGGCTCCGCCGGGCAGCGCGAAGGCATTGGGTCCCATGCCCGAGCGGAACGACAGCGTGTAGCGCGGCGCGTAGCCCCGGTAGCGCCGCAGCCCGGGGGGCGTCTGCGCCACCAGGGCGTCGAAGCGCTGGCGCAGCGCGGCCTGGCGTTCCGGCGCGAGCTGGCTGGGCTTGAGCATGCGCCCTTCGTCCATGCGCCGCAGCGTGTCGGTGGTAAGGGCCGTCTCCCAGGCCAGCGGGACGAAGCGCGTGAGCTGCGTGGCCGCCCACGGCGTGCCATACCGGTAGAACAGCGTGAGGCCGATGGCCGCGACCACCAGCACGGCGATGAATGCGGGCCAGCGCGTCTGCATGCGCTGGGCCAGGGTCGGGCGCTGGCCGGCCCGCTGCAAGGCCGCATGCCAGCCGGCGGCGTCCTCGATCTCCAGGCTGCCCGCGTCCTGCAGGTCCACCACCAGACGTTCCTGCAGGCGCTGGGCGTGCCAGGCTTCGGGCCAGCCCACTTGGCGGTGGCCGAACACCACCGGCGCCGCGCCCTGGTGCAGCGGGTGCAGCACCAGGGCCGGCCCCGCCGTGCCGGGCTGGAAGCCGATGAGCACGGGCCGCCCCTGGCTGTTCAGCCCGTCATACCAGCGGGCCCGCACCAGCGCGGCTGGTGGCGCTGCGTTCGCGGTGGGTGGGATGGTGCGGGCGCCGGCCATGGATGCGGTATCAGCCGATCAGGTCCAGCCCGGCCGCATCGGCCAGGGCGTCGCCGATGCCGTCCTTCTGCTGGCGCACCAGCTGGCCGGCCACCTGGTCCACGCCGCCCTTGACGTGCAGGGTGACCGATTCGAGCTTCATGCGGTACTCGCTCACCATCGCGAACGGACGGAAGAAACCCAGCGTGAGCAGCGTGAAGAGCATGTTGCGCAGCCGCAGGAACACGTAGCGGCGCGCGCGCAGATCGCATTTGAAGCGGGCGATCTGGCTCACGCCGATGTTGTTCCACATCAGCTGGAACATGCGCGCCTCGCGGTAGGCCCGCGCCGGGGCCGACGCCAGCATCAGCGCGAACAGCATGACCGCGAAGGCAGCGACGATGGCGATGAACAGCCACAGGCCGAAGGCCGCCTTGGACACGATCGCTGCCGCCATCGCGATGGCCCCGCCGGCGGCCAGGCTGACCAGCAGCGAGATCGCCACGGCGCAGAGGATGAACACCAGCACGGTGGCCAGCCAGATCTTGACGAAGTCCAGGTACACGGGCTTCCAGCGGCCGGGCTCGGCGCCCACCCGCGCGCGCAGCACCAGCAGGCTGCGGTAGTTGTATTCGAGGCGGATGATGCACAGCACCGTCAGCACCACGCCCAGCAGCACCAGCGCGCCCATCGGGCGGGTGATGCGGGGCAGCTTGCGGCCGGCGCTGGCCGCCTCGGCCGTCACTTCCGGTGCCAGGGCCTGCAGGCCGAAGAACACCCCCAGCCACACCAGCGCCAGTGCGAACACCGGCCAGCTGGCGCGGTACACCTCGCCCCAGCCTGCGGTGAACTGCAGCCGCAGGCCGCGCCAGCGCGTGTTGCC from Paracidovorax wautersii includes:
- a CDS encoding sigma-70 family RNA polymerase sigma factor — encoded protein: MSAPSPSPLLVAFAESYHDLVRFVARRTGPQAAQDLVHDAWLRLAERGVQGVQGAAAFEPAADPQQAARQQRSYLYTVAENLTIDHLRRNRRAHERFDADALPEAAPAHHATPDVADTHLYRQALTEVERTLAQLPARCRDIFLADRIDGLPHAELASRHGVSVKTVEREVMRALDSVEASLHRWRGEADAPARKGRRRALSALLGAAGMGVGSAALWQAWRQWMPQYAATLATATGCTLVQPLPDGSTLALDARSEVQVRYTALRRGVQLLSGSAFFAVAPDAQRPFEVQAQGVRVTVVGTRFEVALEPHGVRVSVEEGRVRVEDPHGAPLELQAGEQVLLPPQAPAQRSARTGTVAPWRDGWLEFHHTPLGEAVQRLGRYSALPLSVEPDAADLPVLARVRIADARQWLRLLPGSLPVAVREAGGGAIVIARR
- a CDS encoding YjgN family protein; translated protein: MNNTTTDGRSRPHPFLAVPGIEAHALQFTGSGGEYFRVWIVNLLLTIVTLGFYTPWARRRTAQYFYGHSLVADSPLEFTAQQRRMVMGFLVLVALTAAYNIAAKTGQDTTVGLFLLGGALLSPFIWASAMRFRLGNTRWRGLRLQFTAGWGEVYRASWPVFALALVWLGVFFGLQALAPEVTAEAASAGRKLPRITRPMGALVLLGVVLTVLCIIRLEYNYRSLLVLRARVGAEPGRWKPVYLDFVKIWLATVLVFILCAVAISLLVSLAAGGAIAMAAAIVSKAAFGLWLFIAIVAAFAVMLFALMLASAPARAYREARMFQLMWNNIGVSQIARFKCDLRARRYVFLRLRNMLFTLLTLGFFRPFAMVSEYRMKLESVTLHVKGGVDQVAGQLVRQQKDGIGDALADAAGLDLIG
- a CDS encoding TonB-dependent siderophore receptor, whose amino-acid sequence is MPAQPLDQALNQLARQAGLQLLAPPALVQGVQAPAVQGRMAPAAAIAQLLRGTGLSGQIRAQTLVVERAPAASSATLSEVRVTGRAGADAGTTTGPAGNYVARRSAAGTKTATALVETPQSISVVTAEEMQATKAQNLTDALAYTAGVFRTEGNDRTADRLFIRGFYSDAIEGSIYRDGLKSMVNAFNGKAEPYGLERVEVLKGAASVLYGSAGPGGVIHMVSKRPTADLVREVNVETGSYDRKQLSADLGGALTDDGVWTYRLTALARDSNTFVDFVPDDRTYIAPALKWQPSADTSLTLLSYYQKSRTKYVFGFPARGTVLPNPNGRIPENRYLGEPGRDRSESTLRSVGYQFEHAFSDRLRLRNHLNVFDAESTMPATWPLTGDFSDAALRTLPRFAESRREDASSAIAMDLSLEYRWDLGSTQNTLLVGTDHTRQKHRSARWLRMAAPLDAYDPVYGRPDLTPEVQRPYRASRRERHDLTGLYVQNQSRIADRWVLLLGGRNDWSRDRESPYFEAENWTRERSHAFSGRAGLVYLAPNGLAPFVSWSESFQPQSGTDRSGTRFQPTTGTQYEAGVRYQPEGRDLLLTAAVYQLTRQNVTTTDPVDNAFTVQTGEVRSRGLELEAKLQATRSLGLLAAYAYTDARTTRSNDPAEVGKRTGAVPRQQLSLWTDYAFGALGLPGWKAGAGVRFVGSSTATYIEGVRVPSYTLLDAMVGYETGPWRFTLNLSNLADRVHVTNCIDVCYYGEPRRVTAAASYRW
- a CDS encoding M48 family metallopeptidase; amino-acid sequence: MAGARTIPPTANAAPPAALVRARWYDGLNSQGRPVLIGFQPGTAGPALVLHPLHQGAAPVVFGHRQVGWPEAWHAQRLQERLVVDLQDAGSLEIEDAAGWHAALQRAGQRPTLAQRMQTRWPAFIAVLVVAAIGLTLFYRYGTPWAATQLTRFVPLAWETALTTDTLRRMDEGRMLKPSQLAPERQAALRQRFDALVAQTPPGLRRYRGYAPRYTLSFRSGMGPNAFALPGGAIVVTDDLVREARERQLGDDAIVGVLAHEIGHVVHRHTTRMLVEQGVLNIGLGLALGDVSGLLSTGSALLTGLAYSRSKEREADCFAIALMGQARLPTAPMADLLLAIAHDAETPAPTPAAGASTPASQAPPSPHPQPAQEGWTLLSSHPDTVQRARELRDGHAPHCAR
- a CDS encoding TolC family protein, translated to MTRTIAPRAGWRLLGPLAAAAALAACGTAPVGPDYQVPADAVARQSAAAQPFIGAGAGEAAADGAAAAVFDSAPLPDHWWRLYHDTRLDALVQQALEHNTDLRQAMANLERAQALEDEASGAARPSVAVNGGFSFGHASGLSVLRPGDVPPDAFHYSAGASLSYQMDLFGQIRRAIEAAQAGTAGAQAAVDLVRVNVAAGTARAYAEVCSTGLRLRTSQASVRVQSDALEVTRRLQAAGRAGAIDAARAEAQLGQLQAALPPLQAQRHSALFRLATLTGHLPQDFPRALADCATPPQVAGVLPVGDGAALIRRRPDIRQAERALAEATARIGVATADLYPKVSLGLSAASAGNLSGLGRSDTLSWSLGPLISWSIPNTGTARARIAQAEAGTRAAAAKFDGTVLTALRETETALSAYAHELDRRARLQAARDASAQAADQARALYRNGKTGYLDTLDAERNLASSEAALAASEAQVADDQVTLFLALGGGW
- the cysK gene encoding cysteine synthase A; the protein is MPVQNILQTIGNTPHVRINRLFGAGANVWVKSERSNPGGSIKDRIALAMVEDAEKSGALKPGGTIIEPTSGNTGIGLALVAAVKGYKLVLVMPESMSLERRRLMLAYGATFDLTPKEKGMKGAIARAQELAASTPGAWIPQQFENPANIDVHVRTTAQEILADFPEGIDVLITGVGTGGHLTGVARVLKAKFPQLKVFAVEPVASPVISGGQPAPHPIQGIGAGFIPKNLDTSVLDGVIQVDAEPAREYARRSAREEGLLVGISSGATLAAIAQKLPELPAGAKVLGFNYDTGERYLSVDGFLPNA